TCTAAAAACTAACTTTACTTGTGTAAAGTGACTTGCATAGTAAAAGATAATTTAggtccttttttttaaaaaaaaaaaaaaaaaaaaacacaaacaaaccaaaaaatctctcttgttttttttactCACTTTGAAACTGCACCTGACATGAGTTAAGCTAAGGGACAACTGCAAGATGTCTGTCCAAAGCAAATTATCCCCTCTTCAAAATCCACTGATGTGGGTGGCTACCATCAAGACCTGACCATCTTGAAAAGACACCAgttttcttcaagaagaaaCTATTAGGCAGGCTAGATAAAGATACTGGATTGTACATGCCTATGCTGCTTGTTGAGTCAACACTTGCTTCCCACTAACAGCTTTTGCTCAGTGCATTTTAAGACACAGAATACAACCAACACCTGTGCACATGACTTCGGAATTTACCATCAATTCCCTATACAGGCCAAGTTAAATGGGGGCACCCCAGAACTCAATGAGCAATCAACAGAATCAAGTATGACACCTGACCTTCCACAAAAGAGGAACCTCGAGTCACATTTCTGCCTCCACAAATGACCACAGAACTCATCCCAACAGGTTCAAGTAAGCATGATGCAATAAAGCCATTTATCTGGCCCAAGGCTGGTGACACGCAGCAgatcctgcccacccccagcacgTTCCATCTGGCAACGAAGTCCCCTTGAGAGGAGCCACAAATGAAGTACTTACATTTCTTAGGATAACAAAACATGGACAAGTACAAGATTACTAAGTATATGTTCATTTCAGTTGTTCCTGCATGGCTCAATTAGTTTAGGAGGGAAAAAGTATAATGACAGTCTTGTTTTAGGTATCGCTTAAGGAGCCTAGACTCCTAACTTAGGTGCCCACACAGCCAGCAAGGCTTTCAAAGAACCCAGGCTGGGGTTCAATTTAGCCTGCCTCTCTAAACCTGACTCCTTAAACAGTTTAAGTTTGGCAATGCCAGTAACACCTGTCTTCTTACAGATGGAGTAATAAAAGTCTTCACTAGAAGTGCtgttaaaataaaccaaaagcacaaagaaactACATTCTATTCTACTGGTAACAcattacatattaaaaatgaagacaacaaaaaaatttaactgATTACATGCAGGTAAAAAGACAAGCTGTAACTCAGTTTATTTACAGTACTCCATTGTTCAAACTGAAACTGGGAAACTGTGTTTCATACAGCTCTTAGCAGtgctctttaaataaataagccaTAAAGGGCATAGAAAATTCTTAATATTTAGGAAAACACACATTCTTAAATCTCTTATAAAACAACTGTGTACAATAGTGAATATAATTAcagtaagaaaatgaaactcAACAACACTGAGGTTCTTTACTCCACATAGAGCTCCATAAATACTAAGCTTTGTAAAGTATAATTGCCCTTAAAGTACTTACATTGAAGTCCTATATCTATATACATCTACCTCTCTCCATTAGAGAACCCTTCGTTAGAATCATAGTGTGCTTGTGCAATTTTGTTTGGCGTGGAGTTCTGAACCAAGTCCATTAAGAGAACCATTTTGTTATCTATGTGTGTCTGAAGAGTCTGGATTTGGCGATCAATATAGTCCATTAGCTTTTTCTCCATCAGCTCCATATTTTTTGAGATGATCTTTTCCAAATAGGAGCAAATAGGCTGTTGTTCTACTCTGTGAAAAGAGCAAATGTAAGAGTAAGTATAACCTATTTCTTAATGACAAGGCCCACGACAGAGATCTGGGCACTTGaactttttaaatgtaacatCTCATTTATTAGACAATAAACTTTGGAATGTATTAGTTTTTATCACAAGCAAAATACCTTGCCTGCCTGACACGTTTTAAACCtcaatttttttaagaacatgCTAGGGTATGTAATCATCTTCTTtcaaccttattttttttcaaaggctcCATTATGCATTAGACAGCTCAATTATGTATAACAAAACTCACATAATTCAACAAAATATACAGTTCAAATTCTGTCAGTATGCCAGACTTCATATTCTTCACAGCTGAAGTGTTTCAAGAGTTATACATACTCTgcaattctttatttttgcatctgCATTCTTTAAAAAGACTCTACTTTCCCAGGAGCCAGGCTCTATTAAAACTCTGATTCCTACACAACATTCCTACAGCTCAGTATTTCCACTAATGTTCCTTAGGTATCAAACTGGGTacactactactactactactatgAAGTTTGCACTGTAAATGCCAAAAAATGAGTGAGGACAGGAAAGATCAGTGGGATGAGATACACCAAGTATAGCAGAAAGGTCACAGCACATTGTGTGAAAAAAGACGACATAAGAATTTAGGAGGTAGAaataatcaaaatgaaaatgtagtaACAGAAAAGGCAAACTAATTTCACATTAAACTGCAGAAAGattgtacttttttaaaaatcacaataGGTGAAATGGAggcaaaaatgtaacaaaaacagtttttgtaacaaaaatgtaacaaaaacagtttttgtaacaaaaatgtaacaaaaacagtttttgtaacaaaaatgtaacaaaaacagtttttgtaacaaaaatgtaacaaaaacagtttttgtaacaaaaatgtaacaaaaacagtttttgtaacaaaaatgtaacaaaaacagtttttgtaacaaaaatgtaacaaaaacagtttttgtaacaaaaatgtaacaaaaacagtttttgtaacaaaaatgtaacaaaaacagtttttgtaacaaaaatgtaacaaaaacagtttttgtaacaaaaatgtaacaaaaacagtttttgtaacaaaaatgtaacaaaaacagtttttgtaacaaaaatgtaacaaaaacagtttttgtaacaaaaatgtaacaaaaacagtttttgtaacaaaaatgtaacaaaaacagtttttgtaacaaaaatgtaacaaaaacagtttttgtaacaaaaatgtaacaaaaacagtttttgtaacaaaaatgtaacaaaaacagtttttgtaacaaaaatgtaacaaaaacagtttttgtaacaaaaatgtaacaaaaacagtttttgtaacaaaaatgtaacaaaaacagtttttgtaacaaaaatgtaacaaaaacagtTTAGTAACACCAAATGACttgatttcttctgaaaaaactCCTATATATTCAAGCAGCTCACCTGGAAAATTAACTGTAATCATGTTCATCGCCACACAGCCTTCAAAACCACGTATTTTAAGAGTCACTATTATTGTTAACAGGAATAAAACACCCACattatgtattttgtttattttttaaacttgtcAATTAAATAGCCAAACAACTATAATAAGTGTACCAAATTTAACTTACCCAACACACTGAATGCCTTCCTCTTTAGTCACTGCATTTTTACCAAAATGCCTATCGCCATCTTTTAACCGAAGATGATTCACCTGACTACAtaagttttgaagaaaaggaagaagcacCTGTGGAACAGCTACATTTGGGGGTTTACTCCCTTGTTCCTGCATATGCAAAGATCCCATGACTTTAAAATCATTTCTGAGGTCAACTGTATTTTGCTGAGCAGCAAGTCTTTCAGAATCAAGAGTATTCCCTCTTTCAGGTACCTGTGAGTTCAGATCATGacttatttttaagtgttcatACACTGTTTCACTTGTTAAATGATTTTTAACAGGCACAGGTTCAGCAGCTGATTGGTCTCGTGATGTCTGAATTGCTGCACTGCGCAATCCATCTATTGCATGATCACCTCCAAGGTCTGAATTTTTCCCAAAGATCCAGTTAAATTTGTCTTCAAGAGATAAACTGTTCtgataggaagaaaaaaaaattattaacatttaagtatcaaaatatactgaaaattaTACAATAATAAGAGAGACTTTGTAAGTCAGCATTCTACCATTGTGATGCAGATATTTGGGAAGTAGTTCTGAATTATATTATTAAGGAAGagcacaggaaaatattttccctgtacCTACTATGCATTAATTATCTTGTCAGTCTCGAAGTAACAAAACAGCTTTACGACTTCATTTTTACTACGCTATATCCCCAAGTTTATTAAAATCGGATGGATTCAGGATTCTGTGGAAACAGCCCACTTTGCAGGATTAGGATCTAAATCAAATAAATACCCTGTATGAGCATCTTCTCTCTAGTTGAAGGGGACATCCTTTTAACAGCCATAAAGGAGACAAGCCAACCCATCAACCTACACCCCAACCATTACAGGGAACATGCCCACCATCCTTGACAAGTAGTGACAAtggaaacacacagaagagGAGTAGGGTGGCAGTGATATGATGATACCGAGTTCTTAACTCTGGATTTTGTGTATGCACAGCAATTCCTTGAGCACATAATCTTTATTCATTGCACTAATTTAAGAGTGGCAACAGCTAAACCAGGATTAAAATGGCAGAGGGtgtgggttaaaaaaaaaacaaaccatcaaCAATCTTTCTCACCAAATCAGTTTAGAACATGCTTAAAAGTTACAGAAGGTAAGGTCACAGATCTGTACTATTTATGTTTATGGAAAAGCACAGTAACTTACTTTCTGCTGACATCGAACCATGTCCATGAGCTGCTGAGCACCCGGAGACAACTTAGATCCCATAGATTCCATTATAGTTTGCACTCTGTCTAGATCTATACTTGAGCCTAGTGAAGGAAAATCAGTTGCTAGTTTTGCAGACACTGTTTTCACTTGTACAATTATTTTACTGATGAGtactctttgtttctcaccaaTGGAGAGCAGCTattgcaagaaggaaaaaaaatactttggttaGGAAAATtagtttcatgttttctttatatgaaTGGGACAATGCATTACTCTTGAGTTTTGGGAAAAACAATATTGAACTCTTTTCCAGGGAAATTAAGCAGATTTCTCCTTGCTATTacttttcagaaagctcttgACTGGAACAGCGGTGCCTGCATGACCTAAAGATGAATCAGGCCTTGATCTTTAAGCACTTAGAGTAGTGGCCACACAGTTTTTCATACGGTTATTTAACTGCATCAGAGTTCACAGTTCCAATTACACAGCAACTATTGAGTATCTGCAGTTTATCTGGTTTATGAAGCTTTTTCCTGTAAGACTGCATTCTCTGTCTCATATAAATATTGTCTTcgtaaaaagaaatctgtaatcCAAATTTAAAAGGAGAACTCTGCTTTCAAGACGAAGCACCATCTAACTGATTTTTAAGTGACTATACAAAGCAAAGTGTGTAAAACCAATAATTTGACTAAGAGCAATGCAATTTAGTCGACTAAGTGattaaaaagatgaagaaaaatagaacaatTCTGTTCAGGTCCCTACCTTAATTCTacaggaggctgcagggcaTTCGAACTTCAGGTACTTTTTGTATAAAGTAACCTTGTCAGTTTcgctagaaaaataaaataaatgagctgTGACATCACTACAtaaagtacttttttctttagaaatactctgtatcagtaaatattttgataaGAAACATGAGtgactggaaaatatttctaatgtgGTATAGCAGTTTTAACGCTTATATGCGACTCATACTGAATCTTAGTGGATAGTGTATAAAAATGGCTTTGTGTGTTACTTACATTATCTGCTAGTGAAGCTTTAGAGGTTCAGTACATTATTCATGCATCTTCCCTGAGGCTGCATCAGCTGTTTTTATTCAGCTAATTAAGCAGATGTGCCATGTAATGacttaaaaacagaagagaacacACCGCCTTAATTCCCCTAAGAAAGCATGGAAGTattaaaggggaaaacaaatcctttttttgttttctctcttctccttaaAAGTGGGTAATGCCTACTTACCAAAGAGACAAGAGATCTTTTGATAAAGATAAGCTAAAAGAGATCTGCTGAAGAGACAAGCACATCCGTCATCCAGAAAGAGcaaacagcacaggaaagctGCACCTGTCCTAAACTCCTGCTGTGGTCTCACACAACGCAATTTCAAAGCGGCACTTTGTAACTTCATCAAACGTTTCACTAGTAACGGAACGCAGATGGCGGCAGCACGCCTGCAGCCCTCCGGCTCTACCGAGGCGGCGGCACCGGCGCAGGCacggggggcgcggggggcgcagcgggggccccagccccggcggtGCCCGCTCCCAATGAACCACTTTTGCTCAGACCTCCGAGAAAGCCCCAACCGGGTGGCTGGCGCGGGCGGACACCGGGGCTTTACCGGCCGCGGCACCTCCCGGACACACAGACAAGGAGGCTGCCGGTAAGAGAAGGGCCAGACGCGTTGGCTGGGCACCCAGCAGCgacccgccgcccgccccgggccccaCTCACCCCGCGGTGCGGGCGGCGCCCAGGCTCTGCCCGCGGCCGGTGCCGCAGTACTCCTCGCCCACGTACACCTCCATGTTGCGGGCCTCGCTCAGGATCCCGACGGAGACCATCTCGgcggcgccgccgggccggcACTCCAGGTGCAGCACGCAGGGCGCctcgccgcccgcccgcctctCCACGACGACGGCCTCGGTGCTGCGGGGGGGAAGCGCCACGGCCGCGTTGCCCCGCCAGGCCCAGGTtcgctcccgccgcccgcccgcccaccccggcccagcccggcgCCCCCTCACGCCGCCCGCTTGGCCGCAGCCGCCCGAGGGGACCCAGGGGGACAGCGCGGCCCTCCCCGGCCGGCGGAGGGTCCCGGCCGCCGCCACCCTCACCTGGCctcgccgccgcccgcctcccgccgcAGGCAGAGCGCCCGGGCCAGGCCGCCCGGCGGCGCGCAGGGCCAGGAGCACCCCGCCGCCACACAGCACGGCTCGGCCGCCAGCCCCGCCACGGAGCCACTCGCCATCGCTGCGCCGCGGCCGGAAccgagcggggcgggggcggggcgggcggaaGGCGCCTGCacgggggcggcgggcggcggggctgcgcatgcgcgggcggcgggagcgcggctGGGGCGGGTCGGTGACCCCCGCCCGGGGCTCGCGTCCCGGGATCGGCCTTGCGGGGTCCCGTCGCCCTCCCGCGGGGAGCGaaggctggggcggggggagcggcggtGCTGGCGCTGTCCGCCAGGCGTCCGAGCTCACACCCGGCGTGCGGCAGGTGCCAGCGCCGGGCCTGCCCCGGGGAACGCCCGGCCCGCCGAGCCGCCCGCCGACGGTGCACCGCTTAGGAGACAGGCGATAAATAAAAGATGGGATTCATCGCATTTCCAGTAGGATCCCGGCTGCCGGGCAGGGAGCGCTGCGAGGCGGCCGAACGCCCGGGGACGCGGGTGCCGCCTTCCTCGGTGGGTGCCCGGCTGAGGGGCCGTAATTAGGCCGTGCAAACGGGGCAGTGGATCTGAGCGGGCTTTGTACAAGCTAATATTTACTGATGCAGTCGGttctcccctttttttcacTTAAGCCGTTGTTTGATGTAATTTACTGGCAATGGAAAAAACGGatttgctctgttttaatgaatgaatgaattaaaattaatttatgtaaatgttttaGCACGAAAACTGCTGTCTCGGTCTCCTTTTTGAGTTTCTAAATGCGCTTGACACCTCTGAAACACATAGCAAATTCATCCTGGTTtagaagcatttcttttctgcgTTTGGTGGCAATGTGGTTGCAGGATGCCTCGGAGGATTATTCTGATCCTGGAAGAGCAATGAGCTGCACAAAATTACTTTGGTGAGGAGAATTATCTTTAACATAGAAGGGGCTGGGTAAGATCCCTGTTTGGGGGACTTCCACATGTTTATGGGATTTCCATGCATTCATACACATtgtatttttgatatttttaaagtaaagatgaaaaaatggaGAACAACAAGCTAAAATTTCAAACAGTAGATTGTTTTATACtagaggtttttttaactgagctGATAATAGCCAGTATAAACATCCTAAACATTGTATACGTTGGTAGCACTATTTTATGTTTCTAATCTCATATGATCTCACTGTGGTATCAAAGTCCTTTAGAACAAACCAGTTTGATCCCAGCATGGGTTGGTCCTCTCTCCAATCAGCGTTTAAGGACACGCTGCTTGTTATTTGCCTTAAGCTGCCTAACCAGGTTATTTTGCAAGCCTAATGGATTAAATTTTACTTCCCATTTCCTTAGCAGAGACGAAGTATCGGAgtactttttctgttgtttaccATCGGAGCAGACGGTTCTCGTTCCTCTAGTTccctggtgcagagcagctAAGAGCCAGGTACACAGTCTGCTCAGATGCTGTACTAGTTTCTCCAGCAAACCTAATCATGTTAAAACACAGCCTCTTTTTGTTCACTTTTGGACTAACTTTAACTGGAAAACCTTTTTGGATAAAAGGTaagttttcagtttttgttaCATACTCAGAAAGTTTCTCCAAGTCTTCTTGTACGCTCCAGTCCTGATCATAACGATGCACACCTTTCAAATCGAGTCATGGCTCTTCCCAGCTGTTAGGCTATTAGCTGACCTGCTAATTGAGAAAATCTTGTTCGGGAAAAAGGTGTCTGGAAAAGATTACGTGTTGAACCTTTTTATAGTTGAGCTCTTTgtgtttgttgtgggtttttttctccaggatgTATAGGTAGGTAAATACATCATCTTCCATACAGGACACGGGTGGTGACAACTGCAGTTACTGTCACTTTCATCGATAGTACAGACTGTagaaaaagatttcttcttcaGGATTGTGAAGGAAATGCCTACAGTTCTGTTTTAGTGCCTCATTAACTCATTTCCATTTATGATTTGTCTTCAGATTTTAGATTTAGCCGTAAGAACCGAAATATTTCTTAGAAAGTGATATTTTTACGATGCGCATTAAAGACCTGCTTTCAGGTGTCAAAATTTAAATTGTTAGAACCGCGTTTCCACTGCTAGCTCAACACCCATTTAACTCATGAAGCAGAATGGATTGTGTTATTTAGGTAGTGAAATTATTGAAGATTAAGGGCAAATTCAGAAGTAAATACCGAGCGCCAATATTCTTTGCAGACCTGTTCACTAACAGCAACTTCCACATTTTGATTGCAATGGCAGTCTTTAATGTTAAACATGTGCAGCCTGCAGCTAGCTTATAAAAGTCCTGATGTTACCTGATAGGTAGAGATCATCATTACACTGGAGAATCCTCCTCCCCACTTTGAATGGGTGATTACGTGGCTTCTTTGCAATTGTGAATTCCTTTCACAGAAACGTGGGAGGCTGAGGGTGAGTTTGTACTGCCATAAATGAGAAGAAATCTCTTTGTTTCCTtatgaaagaacaatttaagaGGGAAGAAACCACTTTTGTTGTTAAAACCCATGTTGTTGATTCTGTAGCCTGTTTAATAGCAACAGTTGTGTCTCCGCTGATTAAAGTCAACACTCAAACCAGACTGATGAGCTgacaagaaaaaggaagatgaattCAATTTCAcgcaattttttttaaagtcactggAAGTTGGTTTTGACTTTATAAAACCACTTACCTGAAACCAGATATGTGGAAGACTTCTCATCTTTAGCTTCCTGCATTGGCATGATGTTCTGGAGATAATTGTGATATGATTTAAATGGCTACAAACCTTTTGCAAAGGTTTGACTGTCGCttgaacaaacaaaatgcagcGTTAGGTGatggcaggaggcagcatggTGAGCCAAGACTATACATGCAGTGGGCGGCAGAATTATATCCAGAGGACAACTGCAAGTATTCCTCATTCAGGGCAAGGGGGGAAGGAATACGAGTAAAGGCATTTATGTGGAACGAGAGGGCTGAAGGGAGAGTTGATTTAATCAAGGAAAGGGCCGAAAGAAGTAGAAGTATGAGcaagagggagcagagcaagTGCAGGACCTAACAGCAACTCGAAGTAGTTGAAGAAAGTAAGAAACATCCCCCAGTGTATTTAGGGACTGAAATTATTCTCCTGGAGATACAATATTCTCCAATTATCTGTCTAACAAGTTCTGAAATATCCTGGCAAAGTTGGACCCACTATTGAAAACAATTGTGCCATACAATTACACCAGGACCATTGTGCCAGCCACGCCTAGAGAGCCCTGCTGTAGATTTACGGATCAGCACAGTATTCCTGGCACCAACAAGGTGATTTCACAAAGCTTGAAGGAACTGAATTCCATTTGAGATGTTTGCATCTCTTGCAGTTAATTTTAACTGGCCAGCTacttaaaaaattactgtgatgGCACAGATAGGTGGACAGAGATGGCAgctgtataatttttttgtcGTACATCAGGTTAAAAGCATAAGtcatgggagaaaaaaaatgtttcgAAAATTATagacaaaattacaaaattaataatCCCGAATAAGTGAGAATTAAGAGTGTTTCTTTATGTGCTTCAGAAGAACCCAGCTTTAAcctgaagttaattttttttaatcaatttgaCTATTCCTAAACTTTCTTCGTCACTATCAAAACATACACTGAATACAGGAAGgcatctatttattttattttaatttttcttgttcttggaATTCTCTATTATGTTAGTGTCATATTCATTgaggggtttattttttaaaagactaatCTATTTGGTTTGATACTGTCTATATGAAGGAATGAGAAGAGTCTGACCTATTATCCAAGCTTATAATGTAACTAAGACCAAGAGTCAAAGCCAAGATTGCCAGCCAGTTTTGAACACCCtgttaaagaaaagttttgcttgAATTTGCAGGTTTTAGCACTTCATCAGTTGTTTGGAGTGGTGTAACCTTGAGTACAGTCAAAACGGCATGAGGCCACATTTTAAACACTCAGAAATTAAGAGTAACGTGGCCATGAATCAAACTGTTGATTTCTGAGACATTCCAAGCATAATCCAAGAGctctggcacagagcagcccaaACTGAAGCATGGGCAAGTCAGGTCCTGTACTGGTGAAATTACTCTTTCTCCATTTACAGCCAGATTAGAATGGTCTTTCTGCAATCACCACTGTGCAGCTGCCAACATAACAGCTTACTTACCCTTTCTGATTCTTTAgacatttcaaactttttttttaggtgtATCTTCTGAACAGACATCCAGACTTTCTacattagaaataattattcctCGAAGTCTGACAGGCAGAGAGAAACATCACCCATTTTTTCATGAGGTTTGTCATTCTACctgattttttcttctgatgtagCTGTTCTTCCtgtattacacacacacacgcaatGTATAGTATAcatatttttgtgaagaaatgtgCCCTGCACTCATTCTTTAGATTCTTAGTGTTTTCAACTAGTGTTGAGTATATTTGTTCCCCCAAATGTCTGGGATTTTGGTCCAAGCTAGCACCTTTCAAGCTTCTAGTGCTGTTAACAGCCTTATAaaacaggagggagaaggaacaTAAAGActatttccatttcctctgaGCTGGATTAGATGTTGAACTTGAACCATGCTGTATGTGTTATTTTACTCATGGAACCTGGCCTTTGGATAACCGGAGGATTTCAGCCAT
The Falco naumanni isolate bFalNau1 chromosome 9, bFalNau1.pat, whole genome shotgun sequence DNA segment above includes these coding regions:
- the C9H10orf88 gene encoding ATPase PAAT isoform X2 — its product is MASGSVAGLAAEPCCVAAGCSWPCAPPGGLARALCLRREAGGGEASTEAVVVERRAGGEAPCVLHLECRPGGAAEMVSVGILSEARNMEVYVGEEYCGTGRGQSLGAARTAGETDKVTLYKKYLKFECPAASCRIKLLSIGSSIDLDRVQTIMESMGSKLSPGAQQLMDMVRCQQKNSLSLEDKFNWIFGKNSDLGGDHAIDGLRSAAIQTSRDQSAAEPVPVKNHLTSETVYEHLKISHDLNSQVPERGNTLDSERLAAQQNTVDLRNDFKVMGSLHMQEQGSKPPNVAVPQVLLPFLQNLCSQVNHLRLKDGDRHFGKNAVTKEEGIQCVGVEQQPICSYLEKIISKNMELMEKKLMDYIDRQIQTLQTHIDNKMVLLMDLVQNSTPNKIAQAHYDSNEGFSNGER
- the C9H10orf88 gene encoding ATPase PAAT isoform X1, which produces MASGSVAGLAAEPCCVAAGCSWPCAPPGGLARALCLRREAGGGEASTEAVVVERRAGGEAPCVLHLECRPGGAAEMVSVGILSEARNMEVYVGEEYCGTGRGQSLGAARTAGETDKVTLYKKYLKFECPAASCRIKLLSIGEKQRVLISKIIVQVKTVSAKLATDFPSLGSSIDLDRVQTIMESMGSKLSPGAQQLMDMVRCQQKNSLSLEDKFNWIFGKNSDLGGDHAIDGLRSAAIQTSRDQSAAEPVPVKNHLTSETVYEHLKISHDLNSQVPERGNTLDSERLAAQQNTVDLRNDFKVMGSLHMQEQGSKPPNVAVPQVLLPFLQNLCSQVNHLRLKDGDRHFGKNAVTKEEGIQCVGVEQQPICSYLEKIISKNMELMEKKLMDYIDRQIQTLQTHIDNKMVLLMDLVQNSTPNKIAQAHYDSNEGFSNGER